The Brachyhypopomus gauderio isolate BG-103 chromosome 19, BGAUD_0.2, whole genome shotgun sequence DNA segment tGCATTACCTATTACATTTATCATttaaataatagtaataaacaGCATTATGATGACCTAAGCAGGACCATAACCAGGATAAAAATGTTAGTGAGGTCCACAATACAGAAATGTATTGAGACTTTCTTCACATTAAGTAATACCACCCACTGCTGGGGATGTGTGGGCCTGCAACAGCAATAACCTTCACGTTTCACACTACTTGAATATTGAATGATTTTCACCATAATGTCCATAAAGTCCATTCAGTTCTTCAGACTGCTTTTACACAGACAACATTAACATGGAGCATGATTCATCCGTAATCTGTCGGTTGTTTTTTACTGCTAGATATTTTTTTACACACTTATTTTACTCATTCATTCGACTACTTCTATAATTTCAGTTATGGGTTAtttaccaaaatgttttcctaTGAAATACACACTGAAGCTTATAATACACAGTACTACACTGAAGTACACTGATGCATACACATATAATACTGTTTGCTATTGTTTTATTGTTATTCCATTATATACTGACTAGTTATAGAcatgggcgcagatggaaattctgaagtgagggggaccaataTTAATCTGGGGGGGACACGAAatctagatgctagatttcggatggggtcaatataaatctgggggggacatgtcccccccgtccccagtgccatttGCGCCCCTGGTTATAGACAGTTTTTGACCATTGCTCTGATTGTAGAAGTTACATCCCTGAATCTATTGTAAATAGGCCAAATGTTTTGTATTATTTAACACAATAGTCACAATTCCaaagaaaaataatttttttcccTTTTATTGGCACTAAGGTTGACAAACACAATCACTGTGACAAACAAGACACGAGTTCTAAAAGTGGTTAAGTAGGCAGTGAAACAGCTTTAAGAATAAACCAATAAACCACAGTGATTCAGCTCTTAACCCAAACAGCCTGGCTCCTGACTCTCCGGACTGTCCCACTGGCAGTGGAAGGGGGCTGCAGTTGAAGCTGAGTGGGCATGAGGATCTGCCCCCCTGCGCTTCCTCTCAGTGGTACTGACCACTTCCTCAGTGAATGGAAGGACCAGTTCATCGCGTGATGATGGGGAGGACAAACAAGGCTGTACGCAGTACTCTGGGACGGAAGAAAAAATCAACATTGAAATCTTGTTATAGATTGAAGCAGTTAACATCCAGTAAGTATTAAGATGTGGCTACTGCTGTTTTTACCAAATGACATTAAggatatatattttataaaaacACCCAAAAAAACACAATTGATATTTTTGCTAAAGTTGGATTAGTTAAAGTCTATTCTATTGTTATTATAGTTAGGCTATATCATTATCATTACCATTTCTTTAAGTTTGTGTTACTTATATTAATTTCACAGAGAGTGACTGTATTAGGATGGCATACAGAGAGTAGATGAGACTCACTGTTGAAATGGTGTTTTTCTGTTGGCCTCTGGGTGTCACTACTGGATCTCTTTAGTGATCTTCCTTCTCGTGGGCGCAGTAACAAGGGGGATCGAGTGATCCGGGATCTGGATCCTCCAGCCAGCCTGTCCCATACAGGAACGCCAGGATCATTTTAGAGTTGTACAGGAAGgatgaaggatgagacactgcCAACACTGGTAACACTCACCCTAACACTGCTAACACTAACACACCTAACGCTAACCCTAACActgctaacactaaccctaacactgctaacgctaaccctaacactgctaacactaacacacctaacgctaaccctaacactgctaacactaaccctaacactgctAACACTCACCCTAACACTGCTAACACTAACACACCTAACGCTAACCCTAACACTGCTAACACTAACACACCTAATGCTAACCCTAACACtgctaacactaacactgctATACAGCTAACACTGGAATACAGCAACTAACTCCGTACTCTATCCTTACGTAGTTAATATCAGAATATAAGACACACAGTgtagagtatcagtgtgtacaGAGTAACAGAGTAAGCACAGAGTAGAGTTTTAATGTGGGCAGAATATCAGTGCAGTTTATTAACACAATTATTAGTAAATGGAATTGCACACTACAGTGATTGAGTTGCACTTTAATAGTGGTAGAATAATGTGACGTGCTGCTAAGGACGAAGAAAGACCGTCAGATTGGCCCTGGACCTCTCACTGCACAGCTGTATAAAGGGATTATTGTTATGAACACAACCGCTGCACAATGACAAGGACAGTGTACCAGTTATCAGGGTCTGTGGTCCGGAAGCCTTTAGCAAAAGGATTACTGGCTATCTTCAATTGTGTGATCTGTATATTAAAGAAAAGCAGACCTGTTATCCATTTAGCAGAAAGATGACAAACACTTCCGTTACTGCTCACAGTTGTATCTTACTATGCTGTGCTAGTTAGAAACGTGTGATCTGTGTTCGGGTATTCGAAGCTGTTACTCTGTGGTTCTGGTAGGCGGTGACGGCGATGAAGCGCGTTTCTGGGAAGAAGAAGGTGCAGAAGTTGCGGTGAGCGGAGAACCGTGTGTCCTTCTGTGATTCCACCAGCACTACGTGCAGCCGCGGCTGGTACCGGTGCATGGAGTTGAGGATGATCTACACGTCCAAGAAACACACCTCTGAATCAGACACGCCCCCTGTGCACACTCGTGTGTACGTACATCCACGCctccgtgggtgtgtgtgacttaCATGGCCATTATCGTCCAGAAGGTTGTTGGTCAGTTTGAGGCGGTCGAAGGAGACGGTTTGCTTCATCCACTGGGAGCCGCGTGCCGGGGAGTCCGGGTGGAAGTGGACTCTTCCTGGGACGGGTGCGTCCCCACGTCCTGCCACCAGCCATGAGGAGCTATGGAAGGCGTACCTGCGAAGGGAACATCCACGTTTGGATCACATACT contains these protein-coding regions:
- the LOC143483364 gene encoding T-box transcription factor TBX1; its protein translation is MLIYFLFFHLFTVKVLMYVYYITCMFICMFFFLWSLSSLPGPVAAPLSRVCPPALPTCSEDIGTCAKAPQVARVKVQLETYSLWQQFDQLGTEMIVTKAGRRMFPTFQVHISDMDPTAEYVLLMDFIPVDDKRYRYAFHSSSWLVAGRGDAPVPGRVHFHPDSPARGSQWMKQTVSFDRLKLTNNLLDDNGHIILNSMHRYQPRLHVVLVESQKDTRFSAHRNFCTFFFPETRFIAVTAYQNHRITQLKIASNPFAKGFRTTDPDNWYTVLVIVQRLCS